GACAAACCTGAAAAAAGATGTATGTCTTATTTCGATTTTGGAGTTTGTCTGATGGAAACGGGCGATTATGACAAAGCGCTCGAATATTTAAACAAAGTATTAACTTTTCTGTATAATAACAAAAATGCCGGAGGGATTGATGTATCGAAAACATTGAAATACATGGGAAATATCTATCTGCATAAAGGTGAGTATGATAAAGCTTACGAATTCTATGAAAAATCACTTAAATTGAAAGAAGGAACAGAGGAAAACTCTGACGTCTCAGAAGTTTATTCGTCAATGGGCGAAATATACTGTAAAAAAGCTGAGTATGAAAAAGCGGAAATTTACACAAAAAAAGCTCTTGAAATAAAAAAGATTGTATTCGGAGAAAAAAATTCAACCGTAGCCGATTCTCTCGATTCACTGGGTCTTATTTTTCAAAACAAGGGAAATTATGAAGCGGCTCTTGAATGTTACCAAAAAAGTCTGAAAATGAGGACAGAACTTTTTGGTGAAGATTACTACGATGCGGCTTATTCCTACAACAATTTGGGTTGTTTTTACAGCGAAACAGGTGAATACAAAACTTCTTTCGAATATTTCAATAAAGCGGTAAAAATTACAGAAAACTTTTTAGGAGAAAAGCATCCTGTCGTTGCCAGCCTTTACAACAACATAGGAGGTTGCTGTATAAATTTAGGAGAAATCATTGACGCTCAATATTTCCTTGAAAAGTCACTGACTATTCGTCTGACAATAAACGGAGAAAATCATCCCGATACGGCGATATGCCGTTCAAACCTGGGTCATGTTTATTACATGATGGAAAATTTAGATTTATCTCTGAATTATTTTGATAAAGCATTAAAGACAATGGAAATGTTTTACGGAGAAAAGCATCCGTTTATAGCGGTCGTTCATGCAAACATAGGCAAATCACTGGAAAAGAAAGGAGATCTCGAAAAAGCGCTGGAATGTAATAAAAAATCACTCGAAATAAATGTAAACAATTTTGGAGAAGAGCATATTTCTGTTGCTAAAAATTACGGAGGGATAGGAAGGGTTCTTTTCAGGTCAGAAGATTGGATGGAATCCATAGATTGTTGCGAAAAAGCGATCAACATTATTGAGAATAATATAAATAAAGCACATCCTTTGCTAATTGAATACTGCAGGATTGCTTCCGAGTGTTATAAAAATCTGGGAAAAATGGAAGAATCTGAATTTTTTTATAAAAAAATGATTGGCATTGAAGAGCTTGTAAAAAAAGGGAATAATAGTCTA
This region of candidate division WOR-3 bacterium genomic DNA includes:
- a CDS encoding tetratricopeptide repeat protein encodes the protein MTINPLEDFQVKELIENNFGAKADKNIVSLFIEKAGGNPLYAEQLSMYLLEKNLVENNEGVLSLKTQINELPPDIYSIVGARLDRLPSEIKEITVIASVVGQEFEKYLLDEMKKNAIKGAAEYFDGSAPRSFVDLNISHAIELNINEKVWNTLSASVLAFVHSIYRETIYNMHLKRKVRILHSYLGDILVQFFNEDNSKFSDIAYQYELAEKYDLSISYYKKAFDFSMKKIKLDRALSYGEKIVSLCDMYCSDKPEKRCMSYFDFGVCLMETGDYDKALEYLNKVLTFLYNNKNAGGIDVSKTLKYMGNIYLHKGEYDKAYEFYEKSLKLKEGTEENSDVSEVYSSMGEIYCKKAEYEKAEIYTKKALEIKKIVFGEKNSTVADSLDSLGLIFQNKGNYEAALECYQKSLKMRTELFGEDYYDAAYSYNNLGCFYSETGEYKTSFEYFNKAVKITENFLGEKHPVVASLYNNIGGCCINLGEIIDAQYFLEKSLTIRLTINGENHPDTAICRSNLGHVYYMMENLDLSLNYFDKALKTMEMFYGEKHPFIAVVHANIGKSLEKKGDLEKALECNKKSLEINVNNFGEEHISVAKNYGGIGRVLFRSEDWMESIDCCEKAINIIENNINKAHPLLIEYCRIASECYKNLGKMEESEFFYKKMIGIEELVKKGNNSLKK